In Geminocystis sp. NIES-3708, a single window of DNA contains:
- a CDS encoding polysaccharide biosynthesis tyrosine autokinase, whose protein sequence is MEELLIYFRIIRKRWLPASLVFVVVFLFLGYERSKKTIPLYRATGTIVFDQKNPSITDPFAVGEQKKLNNDLILIKSESLAEKVKEDLKLPLEIDHKKLAQNLIAVNPDKSDVIQLSFTDEDPKKATEIVNAWIRNYVQIDKEQKVSQTRALAKFLEQQIPESQESLEYTAEKLKNFKQNNRILDINAEATSTISIISELDSQIANINSELASQKSRLNSLKKIFPVDSEAGIASSFMNESPIVGSLVKQIQEIQLKIEQEKIRFGDQHPQVITLQKQEAVLQEQLKNYSSTTNIQGNSANNSQGIYQPGSNQSTLLSEYAATERQIKSLEAQLKSLKELINVYRQRVDTLPQLEFEQQQLQRELTARSDVLQNLIKNYQDAQIAINNTQGNIRSTELASIPTEPAINRRLTYLIQGFLGGILAGSVVAYLLDQLDQRINNVDQIKEYFTQPVLGKIPDFYRHNKDKVQSDLPVRDNPSSPISENFRALYTGLKFMETEEKPLKIITISSSVAGEGKSTIAANMAIAASGLGTKVLLIEADLRKPGQQKIWEGIDKSAGLSDLLQIEHNSSLSEVIIPLMTNLDLLPAGNTKSNPVALIGSSQMVHLLDELSDKYDLIILDAPPVSVAADAQILGRMSDGMLMVIRQEKANTSMLASSSESLSQADVNILGLLLNCFISDSDNYYYYYNYSYYYDKKDKKKNQLFN, encoded by the coding sequence ATGGAAGAGTTACTAATATATTTTCGTATTATTCGCAAAAGATGGCTTCCTGCATCCCTCGTATTTGTAGTAGTGTTTTTATTTTTGGGTTACGAAAGATCAAAAAAAACAATTCCTCTTTATCGTGCCACTGGTACTATTGTGTTTGATCAAAAAAACCCTAGTATTACAGATCCTTTTGCGGTAGGGGAACAAAAGAAATTAAACAATGATTTAATTTTAATCAAGTCTGAATCTTTAGCTGAAAAAGTTAAAGAAGATTTAAAATTGCCTTTAGAAATAGATCATAAAAAATTGGCACAAAATTTAATCGCTGTTAATCCAGACAAAAGTGATGTTATTCAATTATCTTTTACGGATGAAGATCCAAAAAAAGCAACGGAAATTGTTAATGCTTGGATTAGAAATTATGTACAAATAGATAAAGAGCAAAAAGTTTCTCAAACCAGAGCATTGGCTAAATTTTTGGAACAACAAATTCCTGAAAGTCAAGAATCTTTAGAATATACGGCGGAAAAATTAAAAAATTTCAAACAAAATAATCGAATTTTAGATATTAATGCTGAAGCGACTTCTACTATTTCAATTATCAGTGAATTAGATAGTCAAATTGCTAATATTAATTCAGAATTAGCTTCCCAAAAATCCCGTTTAAATTCCTTAAAAAAAATCTTTCCTGTGGATTCAGAAGCCGGAATTGCTTCTAGTTTTATGAATGAATCCCCTATTGTTGGTTCTTTAGTTAAACAAATTCAAGAAATACAACTGAAAATTGAACAAGAAAAAATTCGTTTCGGAGATCAACATCCTCAAGTCATAACTTTACAAAAACAAGAAGCTGTCTTACAAGAACAGCTGAAAAATTATTCTTCCACTACTAATATTCAAGGTAATTCAGCAAACAATTCCCAAGGGATTTATCAACCCGGCTCAAATCAAAGTACACTTTTAAGCGAATATGCAGCTACTGAAAGACAAATTAAAAGTTTGGAAGCACAACTCAAATCATTAAAAGAATTAATCAATGTTTATCGACAAAGAGTTGATACTCTTCCACAGTTAGAATTTGAACAGCAACAATTACAAAGAGAACTTACAGCCCGAAGTGATGTTCTCCAAAATCTCATTAAAAATTATCAAGATGCTCAAATTGCCATCAATAACACCCAAGGAAATATTAGATCCACAGAACTCGCATCTATACCGACGGAACCTGCTATAAATCGTAGATTGACTTATTTAATACAAGGCTTCTTAGGAGGTATTTTAGCTGGTTCTGTGGTAGCTTATTTATTAGATCAACTTGATCAAAGAATTAATAACGTTGATCAAATTAAAGAATATTTTACACAACCTGTATTAGGTAAAATACCTGATTTTTATCGTCACAACAAAGATAAAGTCCAAAGTGATCTTCCTGTAAGAGATAATCCATCTTCCCCTATTAGTGAAAATTTTAGAGCACTTTATACCGGGTTGAAATTTATGGAGACAGAGGAAAAACCTTTAAAAATAATCACTATTTCCAGTTCCGTTGCCGGGGAAGGAAAATCTACTATTGCCGCTAATATGGCTATTGCCGCTTCAGGCTTAGGTACGAAAGTCTTATTGATAGAAGCAGACTTAAGGAAACCCGGACAACAAAAAATTTGGGAAGGCATAGATAAATCAGCTGGTTTAAGTGATTTATTACAGATAGAACACAATTCATCACTCTCAGAAGTTATTATTCCCCTGATGACTAATTTGGATCTTTTACCAGCTGGTAATACGAAATCAAATCCTGTAGCGTTGATTGGTTCATCACAAATGGTACATTTACTAGATGAGTTAAGCGATAAATATGATTTAATTATTCTTGATGCACCTCCTGTTAGTGTTGCCGCCGATGCTCAAATTTTAGGACGTATGAGTGATGGAATGTTAATGGTTATACGTCAAGAAAAAGCTAATACATCAATGTTAGCCAGTAGTAGTGAGTCTTTATCCCAAGCAGATGTCAATATTCTTGGTTTATTGCTTAATTGTTTTATTTCTGATAGTGATAATTATTATTACTATTACAATTATTCATATTATTACGACAAAAAAGATAAGAAGAAAAATCAATTATTTAATTAA